Proteins co-encoded in one Gouania willdenowi chromosome 1, fGouWil2.1, whole genome shotgun sequence genomic window:
- the cant1b gene encoding soluble calcium-activated nucleotidase 1b isoform X1, giving the protein MLGSVICVRLQGRGVDYGMRVKQSNMMAAVYSEETRRRKGHAPEHTPATENEDDPSMTSHSFTIRGLFVALASMQQTTSSDSRFHPKWRAITVVTLLALVLMLYLHRTAGDGDTSQTKGHLYVELYNDTYPLSPPEKTERGLRYRIAVIADLDEASRSSKNQTWFSYMKKGHVTIAESADRLEVEWDAETITLESHLAEKGRGMELSELVAFNGHLYSVDDRTGVVYRIRGSKIVPWVILPDGDGSVSKGFKAEWLAVKDEHLIVGGLGKEWTTTSGEVVNNNPEWVKVVGYNGDVKHENWIRRYNALRSATGIKPPGYLIHESAAWSEQLQRWFFLPRRASHERYEEIADEQRATNIVLSCHANFSHVTVQEVGPLNPTHGFSSFKFVPDTDDQIILALKSEEDAGYIASYITAFTLDGRVLMPETKIGDVKYEGLEFI; this is encoded by the exons ATGTTGGGATCAGTCATCTGTGTGCGGCTACAGGGACGAGGAGTTGACTATGGGATGCGTGTGAAGCAGAGCAACATGATGGCTGCAGTGTATTCAGAGGAGACGAGGCGAAGAAAGG GTCATGCTCCTGAGCACACACCTGCTACTGAGAATGAAGACGATCCCTCCATGACCTCCCACAGCTTCACCATCCGAGGCCTCTTCGTAGCTCTGGCATCCATGCAACAAACCACCTCCTCAGACTCTCGCTTCCATCCAAAATGGAGAGCAATCACCGTGGTGACGCTCCTCGCTTTAGTCCTTATGTTGTATTTGCACCGGACCGCAGGAGATGGAGACACTTCGCAGACCAAAGGTCACCTTTACGTGGAACTGTACAATGACACGTACCCACTGAGCCCGCCGGAAAAGACTGAACGCGGCCTTCGCTATCGTATCGCTGTGATCGCCGACCTGGACGAGGCGTCACGGAGCTCCAAGAATCAGACGTGGTTCAGCTACATGAAGAAAGGACATGTGACAATAGCAGAGAGCGCCGATCGACTGGAGGTGGAGTGGGACGCAGAAACCATCACGTTAGAAAGTCATCTGGCCGAGAAAGGACGAG GTATGGAGCTGTCGGAGCTGGTGGCATTCAACGGTCACCTCTACAGTGTGGACGATCGGACGGGCGTGGTCTACAGGATCCGTGGCAGTAAGATCGTCCCATGGGTTATTCTGCCTGATGGCGATGGCTCCGTTTCCAAAG GATTCAAGGCGGAGTGGCTGGCAGTGAAGGACGAGCACCTCATTGTAGGAGGTCTGGGAAAGGAGTGGACCACTACCTCAGGGGAAGTGGTCAACAACAACCCGGAGTGGGTCAAAGTCGTTGGCTACAATGGCGACGTGAAGCACGAGAACTGGATAAGGCGCTACAACGCCCTGAGGAGCGCCACAGGGATCAAACCACCAG GCTACCTCATCCATGAATCTGCCGCGTGGAGCGAGCAGCTGCAGCGCTGGTTCTTCCTTCCTCGGCGCGCTAGCCACGAGCGCTACGAAGAGATCGCCGACGAGCAACGAGCCACCAACATTGTTCTGTCGTGCCACGCGAACTTCAGCCACGTAACGGTGCAAGAGGTGGGGCCGCTTAACCCCACCCACGGCTTCTCCTCCTTTAAATTCGTCCCAGACACAGACGACCAGATCATCCTGGCTCTAAAGTCTGAGGAAGACGCAGGTTATATCGCCAGCTACATCACGGCGTTCACGCTGGACGGTCGCGTGCTGATGCCTGAGACGAAGATCGGAGACGTGAAGTATGAAGGGCTGGAGTTTATCTGA
- the cant1b gene encoding soluble calcium-activated nucleotidase 1b isoform X2 produces MTSHSFTIRGLFVALASMQQTTSSDSRFHPKWRAITVVTLLALVLMLYLHRTAGDGDTSQTKGHLYVELYNDTYPLSPPEKTERGLRYRIAVIADLDEASRSSKNQTWFSYMKKGHVTIAESADRLEVEWDAETITLESHLAEKGRGMELSELVAFNGHLYSVDDRTGVVYRIRGSKIVPWVILPDGDGSVSKGFKAEWLAVKDEHLIVGGLGKEWTTTSGEVVNNNPEWVKVVGYNGDVKHENWIRRYNALRSATGIKPPGYLIHESAAWSEQLQRWFFLPRRASHERYEEIADEQRATNIVLSCHANFSHVTVQEVGPLNPTHGFSSFKFVPDTDDQIILALKSEEDAGYIASYITAFTLDGRVLMPETKIGDVKYEGLEFI; encoded by the exons ATGACCTCCCACAGCTTCACCATCCGAGGCCTCTTCGTAGCTCTGGCATCCATGCAACAAACCACCTCCTCAGACTCTCGCTTCCATCCAAAATGGAGAGCAATCACCGTGGTGACGCTCCTCGCTTTAGTCCTTATGTTGTATTTGCACCGGACCGCAGGAGATGGAGACACTTCGCAGACCAAAGGTCACCTTTACGTGGAACTGTACAATGACACGTACCCACTGAGCCCGCCGGAAAAGACTGAACGCGGCCTTCGCTATCGTATCGCTGTGATCGCCGACCTGGACGAGGCGTCACGGAGCTCCAAGAATCAGACGTGGTTCAGCTACATGAAGAAAGGACATGTGACAATAGCAGAGAGCGCCGATCGACTGGAGGTGGAGTGGGACGCAGAAACCATCACGTTAGAAAGTCATCTGGCCGAGAAAGGACGAG GTATGGAGCTGTCGGAGCTGGTGGCATTCAACGGTCACCTCTACAGTGTGGACGATCGGACGGGCGTGGTCTACAGGATCCGTGGCAGTAAGATCGTCCCATGGGTTATTCTGCCTGATGGCGATGGCTCCGTTTCCAAAG GATTCAAGGCGGAGTGGCTGGCAGTGAAGGACGAGCACCTCATTGTAGGAGGTCTGGGAAAGGAGTGGACCACTACCTCAGGGGAAGTGGTCAACAACAACCCGGAGTGGGTCAAAGTCGTTGGCTACAATGGCGACGTGAAGCACGAGAACTGGATAAGGCGCTACAACGCCCTGAGGAGCGCCACAGGGATCAAACCACCAG GCTACCTCATCCATGAATCTGCCGCGTGGAGCGAGCAGCTGCAGCGCTGGTTCTTCCTTCCTCGGCGCGCTAGCCACGAGCGCTACGAAGAGATCGCCGACGAGCAACGAGCCACCAACATTGTTCTGTCGTGCCACGCGAACTTCAGCCACGTAACGGTGCAAGAGGTGGGGCCGCTTAACCCCACCCACGGCTTCTCCTCCTTTAAATTCGTCCCAGACACAGACGACCAGATCATCCTGGCTCTAAAGTCTGAGGAAGACGCAGGTTATATCGCCAGCTACATCACGGCGTTCACGCTGGACGGTCGCGTGCTGATGCCTGAGACGAAGATCGGAGACGTGAAGTATGAAGGGCTGGAGTTTATCTGA
- the ogal gene encoding protein O-GlcNAcase isoform X2 codes for MSETAHTGRRVFISGVVEGFYGRPWTMEQRTELFKREQKWGLNTYLYAPKDDYKHRMYWRDLYSAEEAERLRALISAAKEHDVNFIYAISPGLDMTFSNPKEVAALNRKLDQVRALGCTSFSLLFDDIDADMCPADKQAFSSFAHAQVAISNEVYQHLGEPQTFLFCPTDYCASFCTPNVRQSSYLHTVGEKLLPGIDVLWTGPKVVSEKISVESIEEVSSVLKRAPIIWDNIHANDYDPQRIFLGPYKERPTELIPKLRGVLTNPNCEFYPNFVAIHTLATWCKWAADGGQRDVEMADEDQDASYSPHKALSLALTDWLQEFMTTDQPGGPCRPPAHLKKDASDEEPMQTDMGESLYVPGPNENPLYTAAPLTLDDLRLLSDLFYLPYEHGPTARTMLQELDWLRKHSQAAAAETDQTAEWRTRAQQFDDMCDAVVQMFNRLSNAPNQSILYDLYNYICDIKSGVGLARAYVKTLGRRGRPSAQVMCSDPEPWDFRGGLSGEFQRMLPGHGNRDLFRQPAATAVYCIRPYCPEDKVEVQRVYRGMQEAGDDKTPAMMEPPLLSDGLSAGELPPSPQCALVLEDDFGICGYALALVDAKLSVTKLQGALSDSLLEEFPSLVAVQVLPRVSDPSPAKRLLTQLLSCLRSSGSKGVFCELRECDRRMLDFFSKVGCFQPVHVGSLPQGVVVLASSL; via the exons AGCGTCTGAGGGCTCTGATCTCAGCAGCCAAAGAGCACGACGTTAACTTTATCTATGCAATCTCTCCTGGTCTGGACATGACGTTTTCCAACCCCAAGGAAGTGGCTGCTCTGAATAGGAAGTTGGATCAG GTGAGGGCTTTGGGCTGCACCTCCTTCTCTCTGCTTTTCGATGACATCGATGCCGACATGTGTCCTGCAGACAAACAGGCGTTCAGCTCCTTCGCCCACGCTCAGGTTGCCATCAGCAATGAGGTGTACCAACACCTGGGGGAGCCACAGACATTCCTCTTCTGCCCCACAG ATTACTGTGCGTCCTTCTGCACTCCTAACGTACGTCAGTCCTCCTATCTGCACACTGTGGGGGAGAAGCTCCTACCAGGCATCGACGTACTGTGGACTG gtccaAAAGTTGTGTCTGAAAAAATCTCAGTGGAATCAATTGAGGAGGTTTCCTCTGTGTTGAAGAGGGCGCCGATCATCTGGGACAACATTCATGCAAATGACTACGACCCTCAAAGGATTTTCCTTGGACCTTATAAG GAGCGACCCACAGAGCTGATTCCCAAACTGCGAGGAGTCCTCACTAACCCCAACTGTGAATTTTACCCAAACTTTGTGGCCATCCACACTTTGGCTACATGGTGTAAATGGGCTGCAGATGGAGGACAGAGGGACGTGGAGATGG CAGACGAAGACCAGGACGCCTCCTACAGCCCCCATAAAGCACTGAGCCTGGCCCTCACTGATTGGCTGCAGGAGTTCATGACCACAGACCAACCAGgag GTCCGTGTCGTCCTCCAGCTCATCTGAAGAAGGACGCGTCGGACGAGGAGCCCATGCAGACGGACATGGGAGAGAGCTTGTATGTTCCTGGTCCTAATGAGAACCCGCTGTACACAGCTGCTCCTCTGACGCTGGATGACCTGAGGCTTCTGTCAGACCTGTTCTACCTGCCCTATGAACACGGACCCACGGCCAGGACCATGCTGCAGGAGCTGGACTGGCTCAGAAAGCACAGTCAGGCTGCTGCAGCAGAGACCGACCAG ACAGCAGAGTGGCGTACCAGAGCGCAGCAGTTTGACGACATGTGCGACGCAGTGGTGCAGATGTTCAACCGCCTGTCCAACGCGCCAAACCAAAGCATCCTGTACGACCTTTACAACTACATCTGCGACATTAAGAGCGGCGTGGGTTTGGCTCGAGCTTACGTCAAAACACTTG GAAGACGAGGTCGACCCTCTGCTCAGGTGATGTGCTCTGATCCCGAGCCGTGGGACTTCAGAGGAGGCCTTTCTGGAGAGTTTCAG AGGATGCTTCCTGGACATGGAAACAGAGACCTGTTCAGACAACCTGCAGCGACGGCCGTTTACTGCATTCGACCGTACTGCCCAGAGGACAAG GTGGAGGTGCAGAGGGTCTACAGGGGGATGCAGGAAGCAGGAGACGACAAAACACCTGCGATGATGGAGCCTCCACTGCTCAGCGACGG CCTGTCAGCGGGTGAGCTCCCTCCCTCCCCTCAGTGTGCGCTGGTCCTGGAAGACGACTTTGGCATCTGTGGTTATGCCCTTGCACTTGTTGATGCTAAACTGTCCGTAACTAAGCTGCAG GGGGCATTAAGTGATTCCCTGTTGGAGGAGTTCCCCTCCCTGGTTGCTGTGCAGGTGCTTCCACGGGTCAGTGATCCATCTCCAGCCAAGCGTTTGCTTACACAGCTGTTGTCCTGCCTCAGGAGCAGTG GGTCCAAAGGTGTGTTCTGTGAGCTGAGAGAGTGTGACCGCAGGATGCTGGACTTCTTCTCTAAAGTGGGTTGTTTCCAACCCGTGCACGTAGGCAGTCTGCCTCAGGGCGTCGTAGTTCTGGCATCAAGCCTGTGA
- the ogal gene encoding protein O-GlcNAcase isoform X1, which yields MSETAHTGRRVFISGVVEGFYGRPWTMEQRTELFKREQKWGLNTYLYAPKDDYKHRMYWRDLYSAEEAERLRALISAAKEHDVNFIYAISPGLDMTFSNPKEVAALNRKLDQVRALGCTSFSLLFDDIDADMCPADKQAFSSFAHAQVAISNEVYQHLGEPQTFLFCPTDYCASFCTPNVRQSSYLHTVGEKLLPGIDVLWTGPKVVSEKISVESIEEVSSVLKRAPIIWDNIHANDYDPQRIFLGPYKERPTELIPKLRGVLTNPNCEFYPNFVAIHTLATWCKWAADGGQRDVEMAADEDQDASYSPHKALSLALTDWLQEFMTTDQPGGPCRPPAHLKKDASDEEPMQTDMGESLYVPGPNENPLYTAAPLTLDDLRLLSDLFYLPYEHGPTARTMLQELDWLRKHSQAAAAETDQTAEWRTRAQQFDDMCDAVVQMFNRLSNAPNQSILYDLYNYICDIKSGVGLARAYVKTLGRRGRPSAQVMCSDPEPWDFRGGLSGEFQRMLPGHGNRDLFRQPAATAVYCIRPYCPEDKVEVQRVYRGMQEAGDDKTPAMMEPPLLSDGLSAGELPPSPQCALVLEDDFGICGYALALVDAKLSVTKLQGALSDSLLEEFPSLVAVQVLPRVSDPSPAKRLLTQLLSCLRSSGSKGVFCELRECDRRMLDFFSKVGCFQPVHVGSLPQGVVVLASSL from the exons AGCGTCTGAGGGCTCTGATCTCAGCAGCCAAAGAGCACGACGTTAACTTTATCTATGCAATCTCTCCTGGTCTGGACATGACGTTTTCCAACCCCAAGGAAGTGGCTGCTCTGAATAGGAAGTTGGATCAG GTGAGGGCTTTGGGCTGCACCTCCTTCTCTCTGCTTTTCGATGACATCGATGCCGACATGTGTCCTGCAGACAAACAGGCGTTCAGCTCCTTCGCCCACGCTCAGGTTGCCATCAGCAATGAGGTGTACCAACACCTGGGGGAGCCACAGACATTCCTCTTCTGCCCCACAG ATTACTGTGCGTCCTTCTGCACTCCTAACGTACGTCAGTCCTCCTATCTGCACACTGTGGGGGAGAAGCTCCTACCAGGCATCGACGTACTGTGGACTG gtccaAAAGTTGTGTCTGAAAAAATCTCAGTGGAATCAATTGAGGAGGTTTCCTCTGTGTTGAAGAGGGCGCCGATCATCTGGGACAACATTCATGCAAATGACTACGACCCTCAAAGGATTTTCCTTGGACCTTATAAG GAGCGACCCACAGAGCTGATTCCCAAACTGCGAGGAGTCCTCACTAACCCCAACTGTGAATTTTACCCAAACTTTGTGGCCATCCACACTTTGGCTACATGGTGTAAATGGGCTGCAGATGGAGGACAGAGGGACGTGGAGATGG CAGCAGACGAAGACCAGGACGCCTCCTACAGCCCCCATAAAGCACTGAGCCTGGCCCTCACTGATTGGCTGCAGGAGTTCATGACCACAGACCAACCAGgag GTCCGTGTCGTCCTCCAGCTCATCTGAAGAAGGACGCGTCGGACGAGGAGCCCATGCAGACGGACATGGGAGAGAGCTTGTATGTTCCTGGTCCTAATGAGAACCCGCTGTACACAGCTGCTCCTCTGACGCTGGATGACCTGAGGCTTCTGTCAGACCTGTTCTACCTGCCCTATGAACACGGACCCACGGCCAGGACCATGCTGCAGGAGCTGGACTGGCTCAGAAAGCACAGTCAGGCTGCTGCAGCAGAGACCGACCAG ACAGCAGAGTGGCGTACCAGAGCGCAGCAGTTTGACGACATGTGCGACGCAGTGGTGCAGATGTTCAACCGCCTGTCCAACGCGCCAAACCAAAGCATCCTGTACGACCTTTACAACTACATCTGCGACATTAAGAGCGGCGTGGGTTTGGCTCGAGCTTACGTCAAAACACTTG GAAGACGAGGTCGACCCTCTGCTCAGGTGATGTGCTCTGATCCCGAGCCGTGGGACTTCAGAGGAGGCCTTTCTGGAGAGTTTCAG AGGATGCTTCCTGGACATGGAAACAGAGACCTGTTCAGACAACCTGCAGCGACGGCCGTTTACTGCATTCGACCGTACTGCCCAGAGGACAAG GTGGAGGTGCAGAGGGTCTACAGGGGGATGCAGGAAGCAGGAGACGACAAAACACCTGCGATGATGGAGCCTCCACTGCTCAGCGACGG CCTGTCAGCGGGTGAGCTCCCTCCCTCCCCTCAGTGTGCGCTGGTCCTGGAAGACGACTTTGGCATCTGTGGTTATGCCCTTGCACTTGTTGATGCTAAACTGTCCGTAACTAAGCTGCAG GGGGCATTAAGTGATTCCCTGTTGGAGGAGTTCCCCTCCCTGGTTGCTGTGCAGGTGCTTCCACGGGTCAGTGATCCATCTCCAGCCAAGCGTTTGCTTACACAGCTGTTGTCCTGCCTCAGGAGCAGTG GGTCCAAAGGTGTGTTCTGTGAGCTGAGAGAGTGTGACCGCAGGATGCTGGACTTCTTCTCTAAAGTGGGTTGTTTCCAACCCGTGCACGTAGGCAGTCTGCCTCAGGGCGTCGTAGTTCTGGCATCAAGCCTGTGA